GTCTCCCCACAGACCGCACCAATCCCGCCATCAACAAGCCTACCCCACCACCCCCACCCCCGCCTCCACCAGATACCGATACGTCCCCTCATAAAACTCGACCTTCCGGGAGGCATCCCGTTGATCCCCCGGCGGCACAAAAATCACCATCCCCTGGCGCGCCCGCGTGAGTAGCACCCGGTAGGCATTCAGCAAATACCGCTGCCGCTCCGGCTGCAGCGTCCGCTGCCACTTCTCCCCCCGGAACTGGAAATACCCCCACCCATTTGCGGTTCGCCGTAGATCCGCGTCCCACGTCATGCAGACCCAGTCCAGCTCCAACCCCTGGATCTGGAACTCCGTCGCCGGGTCCTCCATATACCACGACGACCGCGGGTCGTCCCGATTGTTGAGGAAATAGTGCACCGGATCGGTCTTCACCCGCACGTCGATCGCATGCGGCTTGAGCCGCATCGCACTCGACGACGCCACCAGCCCGTACCGCTCCGACCCGCGCGCATGATCGCGAATCCACTCCTTCGCCACATCCAGGTCCCGCGTCACCGCGATCGGATACCGCTTCACCACCTCCGCCAGCACGCCACGCGCCCGGTCCTCTTCGAGATCGAGCACGCACTTCACGAACTCCGACACCCGCTCCGATCGGAACGATCGCATCGACACGGCGAGGTGGAATGCTTCGTCTGGAACCACCGAAGTCGGTGAAAGCTGCTGCACGCTCTCGAGTGCGGCGTACTCGGTATCTGTCAGCCTCGGCGAGACATACACCCGCCATTTGGGGAAGTGTTCGCGCACCGCATCGAGCCACGTCGCGATCCCCGCCTCGCCATCATTGATCTCCTGCCCACCACCCACCAGGCAGACGATCACTGCCCAGTCCGCCCTGCGGTCCATGTACCCAATCAGGAACTGCGCCTCCGACTGGTCAAACTCCTTGAGCCCCTTCTTCCGCCGCATGAAGTCCGACGTCTTGGCGCGATTCCACGCCCGCTGCGCCTCGTCGAAGATCACCACATGATCGACCGGCGGATTCGTCGTGTCCTTCACCCCCGCGTCGCGGAAGTGGTGGATGTTCTGGATGAACTGCTTGACCGATTGCCCCGCCTTGTTCTTGAGGAGCTTCTCGCCGGCCGCCTTCGCGCGCGCCACATCGCTCCGGATCAGCGCTTCACGCAACACCGCGACCAGCGGACCATTCCCCGAGAGGAAGACCGCATGCGTCGGCGACTCCTCGTCCCGCTGCTGCGTCGCGACATTCAACCCGACCAGCGTCTTTCCCGCGCCCGGAACGCCGGTGACGAAGA
The genomic region above belongs to Gemmatimonadales bacterium and contains:
- a CDS encoding DUF2075 domain-containing protein, whose product is MSVAAFLGTSDDALLGRLTAASSFDVTTAQRDAWRESIELLRPALAGVNGYLYLEFEVPRLGSRVDAVLISGPAIFPIEFKVGESEYPRDAVNQAWDYALDLKNFHLASHAAPILPILVATNAPASHGPWAKAFSDGVRPPYCCNGSGLASAIRSGLALVDGDPLDGEGWERSTYHPTPTIIEAARVLYSQHSVEAISRSDAGARNLQVTSRRVEEVIEESRMRGDKSIVFVTGVPGAGKTLVGLNVATQQRDEESPTHAVFLSGNGPLVAVLREALIRSDVARAKAAGEKLLKNKAGQSVKQFIQNIHHFRDAGVKDTTNPPVDHVVIFDEAQRAWNRAKTSDFMRRKKGLKEFDQSEAQFLIGYMDRRADWAVIVCLVGGGQEINDGEAGIATWLDAVREHFPKWRVYVSPRLTDTEYAALESVQQLSPTSVVPDEAFHLAVSMRSFRSERVSEFVKCVLDLEEDRARGVLAEVVKRYPIAVTRDLDVAKEWIRDHARGSERYGLVASSSAMRLKPHAIDVRVKTDPVHYFLNNRDDPRSSWYMEDPATEFQIQGLELDWVCMTWDADLRRTANGWGYFQFRGEKWQRTLQPERQRYLLNAYRVLLTRARQGMVIFVPPGDQRDASRKVEFYEGTYRYLVEAGVGVVG